The genomic segment TAATGTTatgtttcatcattatatTTTTCCTCAGTACGTATTGGAACTATGCTCTGCATGTAAATTTGTATGACATCGTCTACGTCCATTGTCACCAGAAAGGTAATAACTtagattgttgttttttttatacatgtCCAAATGTTTCGTATGATTTTGAGAATAACgttgtaaattaattttcaaggATTTGATGTTGGTGGCAGTATGGTACTCGTTGGCCAGGATGGAGTTCAATATCCCGCAATTCATTTTCCAGCCGGAGGCCATTTATTGGCCTTTTTAACATGTTTAGAAACTGGCTTAAATCCCCGTGGACGATTAGATCCTCCCCTGTGGACCCAAACAGATAAAGgtatgtatttcttttctttttgagacaGATGTGCGGAAAATGATAGAATGACCTAAATTgcttaaacaagaaaaaaaaacacagaaatttAATAATTGGCTTTACATAAAACGCGTAGATGTTCATggtataaattattatttgtaaataattaaGTATTATGTTTCAAGGCAAAACAtttcccaaaataaaaagaaaaggacctTCATCCGGAGACAATCTTCTCGCAATGTTAAGCTACAACGCTGTTGAAAGCAACGGAAACGATGAAGATATTACAGACGAATCGTCGATATCATCAGACTATGTATTTCGCATTGTAACCACGAGTGGTGATTTCGTCCACGATCATAATCCaggtaatcatttttttctattactaTATTGGCTGCGTTTAAAACTTCGATAGGACACTGGAAATTGCTTGAACAGTTAAATTTGTTGAACAGTTCTAAATTATATTAGAGAACGGAATAAATGAGcaaaaaatagatttagtGTTACTAGATGTCGAATATGTAATCAAATCGCATAAGGATACTACTTAAATATATTTCACTTAGAATTACTCCAAGAATCGTCCGATGAAAATGCCTATTTATCACAGGGAACCAACGCTTGCCAAAATCAAGgtaaaagttttatttaaattttatgcaATTTAAAAATCCTATTGTGTCGATCCTGGTGTACAATAGAGCTcttgtaaaatatttagttctttaaaaaaaatgtctttaaatattttatagttTGCGCTTGCAATGAGTTTGAATTctggaataataatttttagcGTGCAGTTCATATTAACGATTCAGAACGGTTTTAAAGTGCGGGAGTAACACAGTAATTTTTAACAAGAGCTGAATGCGTAACAAACTATCTTCcgcattcatttttttttaaggtgtATTTTTAGAGAAATATTTACTTTACCTAATATTAAGTTCCCCGTCCATTACCGTTAAGTACTTCATCTGTTTACCACTACAGATTGATATCCCAGATAAAAAGTAAGCAAACAACTTTGCATTTCctaatttttgggaatgaaattCCAAGTGAATTAAAAAgccgaaatatttttattcacacattgttttttgttttcataattTATTAAGGATCAATGAGTCCACGATGGTGGTCAACTAACCATAGCCGTCCCTTTAACTCAACAGAATCTACAAGCagctcgtcttcttcttctaaaagcTTTGCCGCAAGTCTTAGCCTCGCTGAGAACACCTGTAACAGTGTCATCAATTCTGTATTTTTCGAAACAGTTGATGACTCTGTTTCTTCTCAATCATCAACCTTAATTGGAGTCCACAACATCGTTAAACGGGGGTGTGTTTTAAATAGTACATTTGTATTAAGTTAGCTGTTCGGAACTAACTTGAATTCAAAGTtgtctaaaaatatttctttaagtGCAACACCATATgactgaaaattaaattactcattaaatctaaaaaattaattttcaaacgTTTATATTAGGAAATTTCTTGAATTCATtacgattttgtttttaaatttgggtCCTACTCTTAGGATTTCTCTTGATTGcttgtttattaaatatttttgaatatagGAAGTCTTTGCAAGTGCTGTGTGAAACAATGAAGCGACAGATAATTTCACGAGCATTTTATGGCTGGTTGGGACACTGCAGACACTTACGTACTGTTAGAACCCATCTCTCTGGATTAGTAAATGATGCGATCATTTCAAGGAATAATTCATGTGGtgagatttttattatttcagttgtaattttcacttttttttaaatatttattgccGATTAATCATCATCATGCTGTTAAATTTCTGTTGATTGCCGATTAATTGCCAATTATGGGATTAACTGAATTTTAGATGAAAACAGTGGGGTCAACGAAAAAAGTTGGTCACGGCTGGTGGTGGATGGTGTGCTGTCAAACTCCTTTGAACTTTTCCGTTTGACATATTATGGAGGAGTTGAACATAACTTGCGTAAAGAGgttgacttttaaaaattcaaaaatctaCTTTTTATGCAAATGATTATaaagattttcgttttttcaagGTGTGGCCATATTTACTTGGACATTATCCCTTCGGAAGCACAATAGAGGAACGGCACACCCAAGACAGAGCAATGCAAACAGCGTACGAATCAACAATGTCAGAGTGGCTTGCAGTTGAAGCTATAATTCGCCAGAGAGACAAAGAAATTACTGCTGCGAGCATTGCCAAAATTTCCTTTGGGTCACAAAGTGGAGATCAACTTTTTGAAGACCCCGTCGAAGACCAGAGTAGGATACTGAGCAATGAAGTAATAATATTCAGATTTACGTATTCGATCAAAAAATTCAGTTTCGTGAATTGCTCTTGTATTTCTAAGGTTTTCGATTCTGAAGACTTGGAGGCGGATCATAtcgaaaacgacaaaaatgaGGATAAATTGGAAGACGAGAATGACGTTATCGCTAAACACCCATACGAAACGATTGATGAAAAGGTTATTACTACACGTGTAACTgtatgaatttattttgacaactttttattattcgtttcTTAGAGTAAAAGTCAGGATTGTGATGTCTGTCCATCAAATGTTACTATGGTCAAAGTTATAACTACTCATCCACCTTCTTGCGCAGCAGATGATATTGCAGCATGTATAGAttttgaaagtaaaattagaaaggcaatttttttagaagaattaTTAATTGAACACTGGTGTTGTAATAATTGCAGTTCATCGGCAAACATTATTGGAGAACAACGGCAGTAGAAGTTTACAAAATGGTTCAACTATGGTTGCTGATATTAGTTCAACTAAAGACACAAATCTCAGTCTGCCTAATCTGATCATTGATGACGGCATGGACCGCTGTAGCATAGGTTCAAGATCATCTTGTGTTTCACCCGTAAGCTCCCAAGGTGGAATTTACAcggtaatttaattttccactacgtaaaattattcaatccttTTGGGGTAGTTGGGCATTTTTTCAAAGGGAGACTTTAATACCCTATCAAGTCAACAAagattttgataatttttccctttatgTCTGAATAAGGCGGAATTGCTGGAAAAGTATGGTCTCAACTTACATCGAATAGACAAGGATGTTCAACGATGTGACCGAAACTACCACTATTTTACGCCTAGTAATCTAGACAAACTTCGGAACATTATGTGCACgtaagggaaaaacaaaatatttgcaaCGCTCTTGTTCGTGTTTTTCGCCGTGATTTCTAAAgctattttttattgtcattTTATAACATGTGTAAAGtaccatattttttaaaactacttTTCTGCGGTTTAACCAACGCGATAATTTGAAAGACACAGCTAAAACGAGTATTTTTGTTGCAGATATGTTTGGTGCCATCTTGATATCGGTTACATGCAAGGAATGTGTGATCTAGTGGCTCCTTTACTCGTCATCATAGAAGACGAAGCTCTCACATATTCATGTTTTTGTGAGTTAATGAAAAGAATGTCAGCTAATTTTCCTCAGGGAGGAGCAATGGATTTACATTTTGCCAATATGAGGTAAAACCGTTTCCtataaaatctattttttaagtaaGGTTTTTAAGTTAGACATTCTAAAACGAGCTTTTAAATGCTCAAAGACATAATATTGAATAGTTAACTGTTAACATAATATCCTTTGTAAGGAGAACTAGATTGATAAACCTGCGAGGCTCAATTTGCGGAAAgcttacatttttaaaactaattaattaaaattttaaatgaattaaaatatgtttttagtgataattttcattcgaaaagggaaataatttcattcaagattcaataaaaaaataagtagtaTTGCAAATTTTTGTTCAGTTGAAACTATCTATTGTTGTTACAAGCGctcataaaaataattttatcaaTAGATCACTTATTCAAATTCTCGACGGCGAACTATTCGACTTGATGCATCAAAATGGAGATTAcacccatttttatttctgttatCGGTGGTTTCTCCTAGATTTCAAAAGAGGTGAGTAATGATGTCTTCATCggatttattttgtaataatttattaattgattcGTTTGAACTGTAAAAGTTCATGTAAAGTCGAGTAAAAAAACACGAACGGTTGCCTAGCCTCACGGGACAATCAgtgtttttaatgaatatgTCAAAATGCTGTTTTCGGCAATGGAATCAATACTTCTAAAAATTCcatgatatttttctttagagCTGATTTATGAAGACGTTTTCTTGGTATGGGAAACTATTTGGGCAGCCCGTTCCATTTCATCCCCGCatttcgttctttttgttGCCCTGGCATTAGTTCAGCATTACCGTGAAATCATTCTAGCCAATGCCATGGATTTTACTGacatcataaaattttttaatggtaaTCCCATTTCTTATGAAgtgcaattaaaaatgttacaaaagctgttttttttttttttttttttagaaatggcTGAACGACATGACACTAAGACTATTCTCCAACTGGCCCGAGATCTTGTTCTTCAACTTCAAGTTTTGATTGGGGACAAATAGACCTAAATCATCAATGTGCATTATACTTGTTATGTCATGCTACACATTATCgttttttacattaaaatataatttgatgATAAATGTTCTTCTTTATCTGTTTAACTGTTTGCATTTTTGTGTAAAACATATCTTAAATCTCTCTGAGTACAATTAAATTGCTGTTTAACTTGTAATCCGAAAagtcggaaatttttttttgtttctagtaAATTTCGCCAAGATGATTAAGACAGCGAAGCTTAAGTACCCGCGGTACCCGCTCTGAAGACAGCAGGAATGTCACTTAAAAGGCCATTCAACGGCTGGATCAACGACAGTAAAACTCCAAAGAGgcaaagacataagaactccatttttttaaatattattaaaaatacccgacagtagaactccactaaaacttatgtctttggagttctacaaaacaaagaaattttaaagttatttaaaatatttgagttCTAATGTCAGCAACCCTTActgaccgctagatgccaCTGTCTTCAGTTGATTTTGTCATGATGTACATGCCTGCATCATAAAACATGGTCcatggcgaaacaaattgttgctattgtatacttatttttctgtgattCCGAATACTGAATTGAACTTCGTTTGTGTAGGTTTTttcttgacctagtttccttagTTTTGTATATTACataaatttcttcaaattctagaaagTCAGTccgtcattccaacaagttgagaCTTAGTGCTCActgctcagtcactttccatccgtTAGATCCTTATGATGTCAAAAGCCTGAAACTCATATTTGAAGCTCACATACAGTGGAATTAGGCGAAAGTTCTTGCACATGGACCTTAGGATCTTTATTGAATCTTGCAAGTGTAACCTGTGTCAGAATGTTTGTTGAGTGTCCGACTTTTCTACAGCCAttcagaaggcaacccagctgaaAGATAGCCAGATAGGTAGAGTTatataaatttgtgtaaatttgtaaataatatagATAATTTTCCTTATCCCATTGCTACCTAGAGTTCCAGTTTCAGTGAATgtacatgaagagtgtgaagtgtaTTTAGTACATTTaccagatctgcttgatgaaagtcaaatgccttactgaATTCGTCACccaaatgataaaggtaaaCATCATTACCACCTTTTCCCATGCTACTAtgagttaattttgtttaagctTCCTTTTAATTCCCAACTTATTTTTACAGTACTATTTGTGACGTCCCCTGAGATCGTGAGCCGGCCGCCAGTTtcaatctacaacgcagtttcttcaTGGAATCGTGAGTCCTGAGCCAACGCTGgtttttgtccatgacagaagaaGGACTTCTACCAACGTTCGGGTCCTTATCTTCACCACGTACGCTGCTTCTTGTGCTTCATTGGCGAATTAAATCACTTCAGTGTTCGCTTCCGCccgctgtgacacacctgtcatcattcaccacgggattatgcccaggtacccaacatttgacttattttcgtaggttatctaccaatagtctagttgaGTTAGACTCTgtaatcaggcccttcttacgcgccaacgaagtttaacattgaagtttcttttttccaacgctagatggctttttgaaaatttgcagctgtcaaaacagtcagtttcagaaacTTTGCCACatgtcttttaacatttatcggcagttatttttttgaaatatttagtgataactgacgattactatgccagcaacaaagctcacttgttaaaattttcgatattttgcttttttttctacttccggtttgctcatttcagtctgtagttcagtaaatattcatttgaggagcaaaagaaccacatattcgtgatcctcgtaaaatttgtggtaaagttcatgttatattttttacgttttcgtacttccggtttcgaaaattttcctgatgcatagaatttattttcatgagATCATGACAACGATCTATCAATAAAATGTGAACGATATGATGATacattaaaaagaattaaaacatGGAGAGTGAAAAAATGGAGAGATGGAGCAACTACAATACGCAATTACAGCACATGTCACATATCCACTTCGATTACACTTACACGACACGATTTCGTTAAGTTCATACAGTTTGAGTACTGGAGCTATCCTTATGCGGGCCCCAGTAGGCCTTCATCCCTGTCAGCTGCGTGAAGGTGGTTAGAGACCACTCTCATTGACCCTTGGATGGCTGCAAGTCGACTCTTCCGCCTGAAACGGCGCCACGCATTAGGTTGAATGTTGAGGGAGTTGGCCACCGCGTTGTTGGACGGCATCCAGGAGCCCAAAGCGCCGATCACCACCGGAAGCGTCGGTCCAAGATGACCATATTTGGCCACTTTCCGGTCGAATCCAGCTTGTAGGGATTCCGGAGCATCGAAAGGTATCGTCACGTCGATGATGAGCTGCGGTGTTGCGGAGGTGATGACGATATCTGGGCGGAGGGTAGTGTCCGGGAACACCTGGTTGACACGAATCGTGTGACCGGCCCTGCAGATGATTTTGGCCAGTTCCAGCAGAATTGCGTCGTGTCGCCGTCCGATTTCCGGAAGGTTGACCCGGCAATGGCTGGTCACGTGCGACGTGGTCTCGGCGTCCGTCCTGCACCTTCGGCACTTCTTGTCAGGAGCCGAAATTCCAGGTGTGCCGAAAAGAGGTAGGATGGATAGTCGGCTGCGATGGATCAGCTTCCATTCTTCGAAGTTGAGTTTGGTGCGTGATGATGTGAGCCTGGCGATGTCGCTCGACGAGTCCAAAAGGAGACCTCTTGCCACTCTTCCCTGGTTTGAGGCGTTGGAGAGTTCGGTTGTCCATCGGCCCCTGATCACCGTCCTCAATCCGCGGACAGCCTTGTTCGACAGGCAGGAGACGTCATCAGCGATCACTTTTGAAAGGGAACTATCGCTGGATACGTCGATCCTTGCGTGAAGACGCCTGGCTGCTTTTCGCGTTCGAGTCCATGTGTTCGGACCGCACCCGTAGAACCGAGTGTCGTACAGGCCCCCCTGTGTTGAGCCAGACAGGAAGTCGGAGAGGGGGAGCGGCACATCCGTGGCTTGGTCAATACCCCTGGAGACGGTTTTCTCAAGTTGGGCTCTGGCAACGAGACGGACAACTTGATCTTTGCTGTCCAACAGTTGAACGGCCCTGGCAATCGTCCACACATCAGCGTCTTTTTTAAGCTGAGAGGCGCCAAGCCCCCCAGCCCTCCGGTCCGCAAACAAGAAAGCAGTGTGGGCTGTGTGTGGCACGTATGCCACTTGGCGGAGGAATTCCGCACACCGAGTGTCCAGCTCGTCAAGGAAGCCCCTCTGTACGCGGCCAGTCGCCAGGTGATGCGAGAGAGACGGCAGGAGGTGCGCACGAAATACCTCCAGCTTCTGCCAAGGAGCCAGCAGGGAGTCCGCAATCTTGACCAGCTTCTCACGGAGGTCTGTGGCTGGTCTGAAGGTGAGCTTAGTTCCCATAGGGACGCCAAGATAATTTTCATACTCCCCTACATCCAGTGCCCGAATCTGGACACCGTTGATGGAGAGCTTAGTGGACGTGCTGGCTCTCCCGTTGGTAATGGTGAGAGAAGAGCACTTCTTGGCATTGAAGCGGAGACCGAGAATTGAGGCTGTCGAATTCATTCCATCGATAGTCGATTGTAGGCTGGTAGTGTCGGAGTCGGCCGCAGAGATGTCGTCAGCATAGGAAGTGGATTTCAGGCGAGTATTGAAGAGCTGGAATCCATGGGAGTTCGCCTTGGCCCGGCGGACTAGAGGCTCCGCTGCAAGATTAAAAATTATGGAGCTAAGCCCATCGCCTTGGCGGACTCCGGATGTCGGTCTCACCATCACCAGCTCCTTGCCGACAACGAAATGGAACTCGTTATGTTGGTAGATGTCGGTAAGGATGCTCCTTAAGGCCGGAGGGACTGGAAGACTGCAGAAGAGTTGGTTGAGGTAGTCGTGAGGAAGTGATCCAAAGGCATTGGCCAAGTCCAGCCAGCAGATtgttaagtttcttttctgggACTTGGCCTCCTCGATGGCACTCTCGAGCAGCATTGTGTGCTCCTGTATTCCGTGCACCCCCGGGAGGAAACCTTTCTGCTCTGGTGAAAGCCACTCGTTGCCGCTGGCCACTGTGGTGATCCGGGAGGCAATGCATCCGGAGAAGAGCTTGTACAGCGTTGAGAGGAGTGAGATGGGCCGGAAGTTGCTGTAGTCTTCAGTCGACCCTTTCTTGAAGATCGGGATGGTTCGGGCCGATTTCCAGCACTTCGGTACACCAAGGCGCCACACTGCGGCATAAAGGACCTCCAGCAGGCGACATTCCGGATCCAGACGGGAGATGTCCTTGTACTCGACTCCGTCCGCTCCTGGGGCCGTGTTTGAGGCTCTTTTGAGTTTCCTGGCAATCTCAGATCTTGCTGGTGGGCTGGCAAGATGTTCGAGCTCTTCCTCAGATGGATTAGCCCAGCTGCATCCATCGTACACCCGCCTCGCTTCAAGTACTGCTGCCTCGGACGGGCGGGGCTGTTCATATGCACCCTTCAAGAAGTCAGTGGCAGCCTCAACAGTGCCGGTGTAGGCCTGGGAGGTCTCGCCCAGCACCTTCCGCACAGCTCGTTTCGGGAATCGCTTGAAAAGGGCTTGGATTCGGCCGgcctcttccttcttcttggtgttgtctttttttttaatccgctgttgttgtcttgACTGCTGTCTTCTATGAGCTGCAGGACTGTTCGGTGATCGCTCCTGAACCACTTGCTTTCGGCTGGCAGTAAGATCATCCGACTTTTTAGTGAGTCGATGCCAGTCGGCAGCGCAGCTTTCTGTCGCCAGATCCATATCCTCACGGTTGGAGCAGCGTAAGAAAACCGGGGCCCAAAGGTTAAAGAAAGCCTCAGCTGGAGATAAGGTGGAATCGACGGTCTCCTCCGCATCGTCGTCGCTCCCATCCGATTCCGTTTCGCTATCAAGTGGCATAGTGATCACGATTCCAGCACTCCGAGATGGTTGATTGCAGCGGAGTGAAGCGTCCCCAGAGAGGTTGGTGTCAGAAACTTGTGTTGAGGTCGGAGGCTCCACTGGATAGGCAGCCCAACCGGTTGCGTCGAGAGCCCGTTGTGTTGTTAAAAGAGGAGATGGGTCATCAGAGAGTTCCCTCTCAACGCTGGTGAGGTTGTGATTGGCTGGTAGAGCGAGAGTGGCGGCTTGTGAAACCGGGAGCAAAGAAGGAGCAACGGCTGATGATGTTGGAGGCGAGTTGTTGGTGACGCCATGGTTGTTGATGTTTCCCCTCCTGTGCTGACGGCCCTCGGCCAGCGTGGTCGGCGAGCGACGTTCCGGTGGTGGGGACCAGGAGTCATCACTGGCTCCTGAAGCAAGATTTCCATCCGGGGTCTCAACAGCCACCAGCTGAGCAGGAGCAGGTGAGAGCGGAGTGGTGCTAGGAGCCGAAGCGTCTGTCCAAGTTGGTGAGATGGCCGGCGCAGCTGCCGGTTGCCTGGTAGAACTAGATGGCCGGCATGGAAGCGAACAGTACTGGCGGCTACGCGAGGTTCGAGAAAAGTAGTTACAGCAGGCTGTGCTACGACAGCGGATGAAAGTCGCGGCATTCGTCGATGAGCGGCCAGGAGTGGTAGCAGGGCGGCCGGACGGAGATGGAGCCCAAGATGTGTCGAGGCTTCTGGCAGCTGGAGAGCTGGAAGGAGACTCGGTGTAGATTGGTGGGGCAGCTGGTAGGCTAACGGCTGGAGCTGGAACGACTGATTTATGGCCACGGCCCAGACGCTTGGCAGCTGCAGTAGCGATGACTGACGGGTAGCAGGCGGCCGAGCAGAATTTCTTTCTGTTGTTGGAGCTGAAGAAAGTGTTGTTGCATGCCTCGTTCCCGCAAGCCTTTTCCATCTTAGAAGAGTTGGTGTAGTagagtcggtgtagtagagtcGGTGAGGTagagtcggtgtagtaggatcgGTGTAGTtgagtcggtgtagtagaatCGAAGAGAGCTGTAAAACGGAGAGACGGCTGGCGCCCAGATGATCAGTAGATagtaaaattcttaaaatttagCTTGCCGgaggaataaaaatatgatgataataatgatgatgatgtaggGAGCGTCGAGAGACTCCGTTAGTTGAAGTGGCTTTATTCCTTGATGCCAAGTATCGTCCTTGCATGCCCCAGTGGCAGCTGCCATCTGGTGGCGTTGTTGGAGTGCTGGATGGAGGCCACCTGGTGGAGAAAGTTGAAAACTCGGGCCGTAGCGTTGAGCAGAGATCAGAGTAAGCAAATGCAGATAAATGGATGAGAGGATGGGTCAGCTCGGACAAAAATCAGCAGTGGCGTAGATTGATCATGCGGAGATGAAGACGAGCAAGCGATATTTTAAAACCTGCCCATTAGTTGAGTCCAGTGGAGCAGTATCAGCCGGGGCAGCGGTGAGGTGCCGAAGAGAGTGGAGATAGAGAAGTTGTCGTGGCCGAAAAGTGGTTGCAGCCAAGATGTGCGGTGTGGTGGTGGGAAGCGATGCGGTGATGGCCAGCTGCGGTGGAAACCAAGCTAGACAAAATGCGGCAGCTAGGCTAAAAATCGAAGTCGGAGCACCGGAGTATTAGCTCGGGCACTGGAGTAGAAGAAatagcctcggtgtagtaatggGAGCGGCCAAGAATAGTCGGAGCACCGTAGATAGTTCGCTGGGCAGCGGAGTAGAGTTTTGCACGGCATACAGGTGTAAGGCGCAAAACAGTAGGAAGGACCTCTAGCGGCAGAAAGTTGGAGCTTGGGCCGGGGCGTCGGACTGTCAAGATGGATTGAcacagtaaaataaaacttgccCAAATGCACTAAAATCACGGCCGAAATGTGGGGAACACTTAACTGCACGAGTGGGCGCACTTTGGGGCACGAAAAGTCAGGATTTCTCACAAAAACAAGCAAGATCTTGGGAGCTGTTTTCATGCACGACCGAACGCTGccgtagcagacgacaccttCGACACCTAGTTTCCTTAGTTTTGTATATTACataaatttcttcaaattctagaaagTCAGTccgtcattccaacaagttgagaCTTAGTGCTCActgctcagtcactttccatccgtTAGATCCTTATGATGTCAAAAGCCTGAAACTCATATTTGAAGCTCACATACAGTGGAATTAGGCGAAAGTTCTTGCACATGGACCTTAGGATCTTTATTGAATCTTGCAAGTGTAACCTGTGTCAGAATGTTTGTTGAGTGTCCGACTTTTCTACAGCCAttcagaaggcaacccagctgaaAGATAGCCAGATAGGTAGAGTTatataaatttgtgtaaatttgtaaataatatagATAATTTTCCTTATCCCATTGCTACCTAGAGTTCCAGTTTCAGTGAATgtacatgaagagtgtgaagtgtaTTTAGTACATTTaccagatctgcttgatgaaagtcaaatgccttactgaATTCGTCACccaaatgataaaggtaaaCATCATTACCACCTTTTCCCATGCTACTAtgagttaattttgtttaagctTCCTTTTAATTCCCAACTTATTTTTACAGTACTATTTGTGACGTCCCCTGAGATCGTGAGCCGGCCGCCAGTTtcaatctacaacgcagtttcttcaTGGAATCGTGAGTCCTGAGCCAACGCTGgtttttgtccatgacagaagaaGGACTTCTACCAACGTTCGGGTCCTTATCTTCACCACGTACGCTGCTTCTTGTGCTTCATTGGCGAATTAAATCACTTCAGTGTTCGCTTCCGCccgctgtgacacacctgtcatcattcaccacgggattatgcccaggtacccaacatttgacttattttcgtaggttatctaccaatagtctagttgaGTTAGACTCTgtaatcaggcccttcttacgcgccaacgaagtttaacattgaagtttcttttttccaacgctagatggctttttgaaaatttgcagctgtcaaaacagtcagtttcagaaacTTTGCCACatgtcttttaacatttatcggcagttatttttttgaaatatttagtgataactgacgattactatgccagcaacaaagctcacttgttaaaattttcgatattttgcttttttttctacttccggtttgctcatttcagtctgtagttca from the Daphnia pulex isolate KAP4 chromosome 1, ASM2113471v1 genome contains:
- the LOC124193985 gene encoding small G protein signaling modulator 1-like isoform X1 is translated as MKMAHSSNDKEFKERLIKTVKKEVKQIMEEAVTRKFVHQDSSSVTSLCAAVEGCLSHGLRRRALGLFRSSSTTALMHKVAKIYPPAAVISKLITEADSSEGVKSSSSGDSITRMLSCGGTGGSGIKPILQKRNSGSWLSKGTSTQKYLWIRLALFERILAGIIEHIVENHLKYYENDALVADPEYGSLLGHLLAGPCALEFTKLKTKDHYWTDPPADELVQRHRISSYVSSGVTSPANRRPGLHYRKLLPGGSSSDGESISSMGSRNCYVNSTAKNYVESLHQNNKVVLLYGKNNVLVLSRELTEPIPGYLSLHHAMDSLTLKWTPNQLMNGGIDFDGVDKSTYWNYALHVNLYDIVYVHCHQKGFDVGGSMVLVGQDGVQYPAIHFPAGGHLLAFLTCLETGLNPRGRLDPPLWTQTDKGKTFPKIKRKGPSSGDNLLAMLSYNAVESNGNDEDITDESSISSDYVFRIVTTSGDFVHDHNPELLQESSDENAYLSQGTNACQNQGSMSPRWWSTNHSRPFNSTESTSSSSSSSKSFAASLSLAENTCNSVINSVFFETVDDSVSSQSSTLIGVHNIVKRGKSLQVLCETMKRQIISRAFYGWLGHCRHLRTVRTHLSGLVNDAIISRNNSCDENSGVNEKSWSRLVVDGVLSNSFELFRLTYYGGVEHNLRKEVWPYLLGHYPFGSTIEERHTQDRAMQTAYESTMSEWLAVEAIIRQRDKEITAASIAKISFGSQSGDQLFEDPVEDQSRILSNEVFDSEDLEADHIENDKNEDKLEDENDVIAKHPYETIDEKSKSQDCDVCPSNVTMVKVITTHPPSCAADDIAACIDFEIHRQTLLENNGSRSLQNGSTMVADISSTKDTNLSLPNLIIDDGMDRCSIGSRSSCVSPVSSQGGIYTAELLEKYGLNLHRIDKDVQRCDRNYHYFTPSNLDKLRNIMCTYVWCHLDIGYMQGMCDLVAPLLVIIEDEALTYSCFCELMKRMSANFPQGGAMDLHFANMRSLIQILDGELFDLMHQNGDYTHFYFCYRWFLLDFKRELIYEDVFLVWETIWAARSISSPHFVLFVALALVQHYREIILANAMDFTDIIKFFNEMAERHDTKTILQLARDLVLQLQVLIGDK
- the LOC124193985 gene encoding small G protein signaling modulator 1-like isoform X2, which codes for MKMAHSSNDKEFKERLIKTVKKEVKQIMEEAVTRKFVHQDSSSVTSLCAAVEGCLSHGLRRRALGLFRSSSTTALMHKVAKIYPPAAVISKLITEADSSEGVKRSSSSGDSITRMLSCGGTGGSGIKPILQKRNSGSWLSKGTSTQKYLWIRLALFERILAGIIEHIVENHLKYYENDALVADPEYGSLLGHLLAGPCALEFTKLKTKDHYWTDPPADELVQRHRISSYVSSGVTSPANRRPGLHYRKLLPGGSSSDGESISSMGSRNCYVNSTAKNYVESLHQNNKVVLLYGKNNVLVLSRELTEPIPGYLSLHHAMDSLTLKWTPNQLMNGGIDFDGVDKSTYWNYALHVNLYDIVYVHCHQKGFDVGGSMVLVGQDGVQYPAIHFPAGGHLLAFLTCLETGLNPRGRLDPPLWTQTDKGKTFPKIKRKGPSSGDNLLAMLSYNAVESNGNDEDITDESSISSDYVFRIVTTSGDFVHDHNPELLQESSDENAYLSQGTNACQNQGSMSPRWWSTNHSRPFNSTESTSSSSSSSKSFAASLSLAENTCNSVINSVFFETVDDSVSSQSSTLIGVHNIVKRGKSLQVLCETMKRQIISRAFYGWLGHCRHLRTVRTHLSGLVNDAIISRNNSCDENSGVNEKSWSRLVVDGVLSNSFELFRLTYYGGVEHNLRKEVWPYLLGHYPFGSTIEERHTQDRAMQTAYESTMSEWLAVEAIIRQRDKEITAASIAKISFGSQSGDQLFEDPVEDQSRILSNEVFDSEDLEADHIENDKNEDKLEDENDVIAKHPYETIDEKSKSQDCDVCPSNVTMVKVITTHPPSCAADDIAACIDFEIHRQTLLENNGSRSLQNGSTMVADISSTKDTNLSLPNLIIDDGMDRCSIGSRSSCVSPVSSQGGIYTAELLEKYGLNLHRIDKDVQRCDRNYHYFTPSNLDKLRNIMCTYVWCHLDIGYMQGMCDLVAPLLVIIEDEALTYSCFCELMKRMSANFPQGGAMDLHFANMRSLIQILDGELFDLMHQNGDYTHFYFCYRWFLLDFKRELIYEDVFLVWETIWAARSISSPHFVLFVALALVQHYREIILANAMDFTDIIKFFNEMAERHDTKTILQLARDLVLQLQVLIGDK